One genomic window of [Clostridium] scindens ATCC 35704 includes the following:
- the proS gene encoding proline--tRNA ligase codes for MAKEKKLVESITPRDEDFAQWYTDVVREAELCDYSSVKGCLNYLPNGYAIWELIQADLDKRFKETGVENVYLPTLIPESLLEKEADHIEGFAPEVAWVTHGGMERLQERLCIRPTSETLFCDLWAKTVQSYRDLPKVWNQWNTVLRWEKTTRPFLRSREFLWQEGHTIHATYEEAEERTIQMLHVYEDCYKETLAIPFVSGRKAEHEKFAGAQDTYTIEALMHDGKALQSATSHFFGSGFPDAFGIKYVDKNNQLQSVYETSCGWSTRSIGALIMVHGDDSGLVLPPHVAPVECRIIPIAQHKEGVLDRSFALLDELKKAGYRVKIDDSDKSTGWKFSEQEMLGIPTRIEIGPKDIEKNQVVVVRRDNREKIVVSLDEIAVKLRDILEQEQQDMYDRANEFLQSHIDTATTMDEMVEKFKANRGFVKACWCGDPECEGEVKYATGGAATRCLIEDEEMISDKCIWCGKPAKHMAYWGKSY; via the coding sequence ATGGCAAAGGAAAAGAAATTAGTTGAAAGCATCACGCCACGTGATGAGGATTTCGCGCAATGGTACACAGATGTCGTACGCGAGGCCGAACTGTGCGATTATTCAAGCGTAAAGGGATGCCTGAACTACCTGCCTAATGGCTACGCAATCTGGGAACTGATCCAGGCGGATCTTGACAAGCGTTTTAAAGAGACCGGGGTAGAGAACGTATACCTCCCAACTTTGATTCCAGAGAGCCTTTTGGAAAAAGAAGCGGATCATATCGAAGGATTCGCTCCGGAAGTAGCATGGGTAACACATGGCGGTATGGAAAGGTTACAGGAAAGATTATGCATCCGTCCTACATCAGAGACGCTGTTCTGTGATTTATGGGCAAAGACGGTTCAGTCATATAGAGATCTTCCAAAGGTATGGAATCAGTGGAATACCGTACTGCGCTGGGAGAAGACAACAAGACCTTTCCTCCGTTCAAGAGAATTCTTATGGCAGGAAGGCCATACAATCCATGCAACATATGAAGAGGCGGAGGAACGCACGATCCAGATGCTTCATGTATATGAGGACTGCTACAAGGAGACGCTTGCGATACCATTCGTATCCGGAAGAAAGGCAGAGCATGAGAAGTTTGCCGGAGCACAGGATACGTACACCATTGAAGCGCTGATGCATGACGGAAAAGCGTTGCAGTCCGCAACCAGCCATTTCTTCGGAAGCGGATTCCCGGATGCGTTCGGAATCAAGTATGTGGATAAGAACAACCAGCTTCAGAGCGTATATGAGACATCCTGTGGATGGTCTACAAGAAGTATCGGCGCCCTTATCATGGTTCATGGCGATGACAGCGGACTGGTGCTTCCGCCTCATGTGGCTCCTGTAGAATGCCGGATCATCCCGATCGCACAGCACAAAGAAGGCGTGCTGGACAGATCTTTCGCACTGCTGGATGAACTTAAGAAGGCCGGATACAGAGTGAAGATCGATGACTCTGATAAGAGTACAGGATGGAAATTCTCTGAGCAGGAGATGCTTGGAATTCCTACTCGTATCGAGATCGGACCTAAGGACATTGAGAAGAATCAGGTGGTCGTTGTCCGCCGTGATAACCGTGAAAAGATCGTCGTATCCCTGGATGAGATTGCAGTGAAACTGCGCGACATCTTAGAGCAGGAGCAGCAGGATATGTATGACAGGGCGAATGAGTTCCTTCAGAGCCACATTGATACTGCTACAACCATGGATGAAATGGTTGAGAAGTTCAAGGCTAACCGTGGTTTTGTCAAGGCCTGTTGGTGTGGAGATCCGGAATGCGAAGGCGAAGTGAAGTACGCCACAGGCGGAGCGGCAACCAGATGTCTGATAGAAGATGAGGAAATGATTTCCGATAAATGTATCTGGTGTGGAAAGCCAGCCAAGCATATGGCATACTGGGGCAAATCCTACTAG
- a CDS encoding CCA tRNA nucleotidyltransferase codes for MEDRTIQLPEKVGRIIGTLQEHGYEAYAVGGCIRDSILGREPEDWDITTSAMPEETKALFDKTFDTGIQHGTITVLLEKEGFEVTTYRIDGKYEDSRHPKEVTFTRNLREDLLRRDFTINAMAYNETDGLVDIFGGLEDLEAGMIRCVGTAKERFKEDALRILRGVRFAAQLGFDIEEDTRQGMKELAWTLQNISAERIQVELVKMITSKRPEMLREAYELGMTRIVLPEFDQLMTTGQETPHHMYSVGEHTLHAMKNIRADKILRLAMLLHDMGKPALKTVDEAGVAHFKKHALESERIAENVLRRLKFDNDTIRKVTRLVRCHDLRMPATAKSVRRAMNQIGEELFPYYMEVRRADVLAQSMYQREEKIENLDQIEELYHQIVEDGDCVSLKDLAVTGRDLIASGMKPGKKIGEKLEELLKLVIEDPKLNTKEELLKRLN; via the coding sequence GTGGAAGATAGAACTATACAATTGCCTGAAAAAGTAGGCAGAATTATCGGAACGCTTCAGGAACATGGGTATGAGGCGTATGCAGTAGGCGGATGCATCCGGGATTCTATCCTGGGAAGGGAGCCGGAGGATTGGGATATCACGACATCAGCCATGCCGGAAGAAACAAAGGCTTTGTTCGATAAGACGTTTGATACCGGCATCCAGCATGGAACGATTACGGTACTCCTGGAAAAAGAAGGATTTGAAGTGACAACATATCGGATCGACGGGAAATATGAGGACAGCAGGCATCCAAAGGAAGTTACCTTTACGCGCAATCTCCGGGAAGATCTGCTTCGGAGGGATTTTACCATCAACGCGATGGCATATAATGAAACGGATGGCCTGGTTGATATATTTGGAGGGCTTGAAGATCTGGAAGCAGGGATGATACGCTGCGTTGGCACCGCGAAGGAACGATTCAAAGAAGACGCGCTTAGAATCCTGCGGGGAGTGCGCTTCGCGGCCCAGCTGGGATTCGATATAGAGGAGGACACTCGGCAGGGGATGAAAGAACTGGCCTGGACGCTTCAGAATATCAGTGCGGAGAGAATACAGGTGGAATTAGTAAAAATGATTACATCAAAGCGTCCGGAAATGCTGCGTGAGGCATATGAATTAGGAATGACGCGGATAGTTCTTCCGGAATTCGACCAGCTGATGACGACTGGCCAGGAGACGCCGCACCATATGTATAGTGTGGGCGAGCATACGCTGCATGCCATGAAGAATATCCGCGCAGATAAGATCCTAAGGCTTGCCATGCTGTTGCATGATATGGGTAAGCCGGCGTTGAAGACGGTGGATGAAGCAGGAGTCGCCCATTTTAAGAAGCATGCCCTGGAGAGCGAGAGAATTGCCGAGAATGTGCTAAGAAGGCTGAAATTCGACAATGATACGATACGCAAAGTGACAAGGCTGGTCCGCTGCCATGATCTTCGCATGCCTGCCACGGCAAAAAGCGTGCGCAGGGCCATGAACCAGATCGGGGAAGAACTATTCCCATATTACATGGAAGTACGCCGCGCGGACGTGCTGGCCCAGAGTATGTATCAGAGGGAGGAAAAGATCGAGAATCTGGATCAGATAGAAGAATTATACCACCAGATCGTGGAAGATGGCGACTGCGTATCTTTAAAGGATCTGGCGGTGACCGGCCGGGATCTGATCGCCTCAGGCATGAAGCCGGGCAAGAAAATCGGCGAGAAACTGGAGGAATTGCTGAAACTGGTCATAGAGGATCCGAAATTAAATACAAAGGAAGAACTGCTGAAACGGCTGAATTAA
- a CDS encoding CotS family spore coat protein encodes MQEYELGVLEQYNIEVISTRKTRGAILCDTDQGLLLLKEVRVSEKRIPALFELYEYLYSQGYGRIDRIILTREGECLSALEDGSRYMLKSWFKGRECDVKKPAELLAASGNLAKLHILMCHELGSNVTAGAHLKDEYLRHNRELKKVRKFMRGIAPKGEFEFAFLKHFDQIYQWADAAIAELENSDYESLYQDSVKNCCMTHGEYNYHNILMVQGDYNYKKEPYRIATTNFEKFKRDVQVEDLYYFLRKVMEKHGWKERLGDNMINAYSAIRPITDAELEYLKVRLIYPEKFWKIANSYYHSNKAWISIKSIEKLNTSIKQTEEKRRFLEDIFSFHL; translated from the coding sequence ATGCAGGAATATGAACTAGGTGTTTTAGAGCAGTATAATATAGAAGTCATCAGCACCCGTAAAACCAGGGGTGCTATTTTATGCGACACGGATCAGGGGCTGCTTTTGCTGAAAGAAGTGAGGGTGTCTGAGAAACGTATCCCTGCGCTGTTCGAATTGTATGAATATCTTTATAGCCAGGGATATGGAAGAATAGACAGGATCATATTGACCAGGGAAGGAGAATGCCTTTCTGCGCTGGAAGACGGCAGCAGATATATGCTGAAGTCCTGGTTCAAGGGCCGGGAGTGCGATGTAAAGAAACCGGCAGAACTGCTTGCGGCGTCCGGCAACCTGGCGAAACTTCATATATTGATGTGCCATGAGCTGGGGAGCAATGTGACGGCGGGCGCCCATCTGAAAGATGAGTATCTGCGCCATAACAGGGAATTAAAAAAGGTGCGTAAGTTCATGAGGGGTATTGCGCCCAAAGGAGAATTTGAATTCGCGTTTCTGAAACATTTTGACCAGATCTACCAGTGGGCGGACGCGGCGATAGCGGAACTGGAGAATTCGGACTATGAGAGCCTCTACCAGGACAGCGTGAAGAACTGCTGTATGACCCACGGCGAGTATAACTACCATAATATACTGATGGTGCAGGGGGATTATAATTACAAGAAAGAGCCTTACCGCATTGCCACCACTAACTTTGAGAAGTTTAAGAGGGATGTGCAGGTGGAGGACCTGTATTATTTCCTGCGCAAGGTAATGGAAAAACATGGATGGAAGGAACGGCTTGGGGATAATATGATCAATGCATATTCCGCGATCAGGCCGATTACGGATGCAGAGCTGGAATATCTTAAGGTACGCCTGATCTATCCGGAGAAGTTCTGGAAGATTGCCAATTCGTATTATCATTCAAATAAGGCGTGGATATCCATAAAAAGTATAGAGAAACTCAATACTTCCATTAAGCAGACAGAAGAAAAGAGGCGGTTTTTAGAGGACATATTTTCTTTTCATTTATAG
- a CDS encoding phospho-sugar mutase — protein sequence MEYREKFEGWLSNPYFDENTKDELRSIAEDDNEIKERFYKDLEFGTAGLRGIIGAGTNRMNIYTVRKATQGLANYIMKNGGQAKGVAIAYDSRRMSPEFADEAALCLAANGIKAYVFESLRPTPELSYAVRTLGCIAGINITASHNPPEYNGYKVYWEDGAQITPPHDKGIMDEVEAVTDYNTVKTMGLEEAKKAGLYEVIGQEVDDGYIAKLKKQVIHQDSIDAVGKELKIVYSPLHGTGNIPARRILKELGFENVYVVKEQELPDGEFPTVSYPNPEAKEAFELGLALAKEVDADLVLATDPDADRLGVYVKDAKSGEYKVLTGNMSGCLLADYEIGQRKEVSGLPDDGYLIKTIVTSNLADAIAKGYDIGLIEVLTGFKYIGQQILGFETTGKGTYLFGFEESYGCLIGTYARDKDAIVATMALCEAAAYYKTKGKTLWDAMVDMYDKYGYYKDDIQSITLKGIEGLQKIQEILETLRKNPPLEVGGYKVLKVRDYQADTIKDVATGDVAQTGLPTSNVLYYDLTDDAWLCVRPSGTEPKVKFYYGIKGSSLKDADEKSSKLGEEVLSMINTMM from the coding sequence ATGGAATATCGTGAAAAATTTGAGGGATGGCTAAGCAATCCATACTTTGATGAAAACACAAAGGATGAACTAAGAAGCATAGCGGAAGATGATAATGAGATCAAGGAGCGTTTCTACAAAGATCTAGAATTTGGAACTGCCGGACTAAGAGGAATCATCGGCGCAGGAACGAACCGCATGAACATCTATACAGTCAGAAAGGCAACCCAGGGGCTTGCCAACTATATCATGAAGAATGGCGGTCAGGCGAAAGGCGTGGCAATCGCGTATGATTCCCGGCGCATGTCCCCGGAGTTTGCAGATGAGGCTGCATTGTGCCTTGCTGCCAACGGGATCAAGGCGTATGTATTTGAATCTCTGCGCCCGACGCCTGAACTGTCTTACGCCGTTCGCACGCTTGGATGCATAGCCGGAATTAACATTACGGCCAGCCATAATCCGCCGGAGTATAATGGATACAAGGTATACTGGGAGGATGGCGCACAGATTACCCCTCCTCATGACAAAGGAATTATGGATGAGGTTGAGGCAGTTACGGATTATAATACGGTAAAGACCATGGGGCTTGAGGAAGCAAAGAAGGCCGGACTCTATGAAGTTATCGGGCAGGAAGTGGACGATGGCTACATTGCAAAACTTAAGAAACAGGTGATACATCAAGACTCCATTGATGCGGTAGGAAAGGAACTGAAGATCGTCTACAGTCCTCTTCACGGTACCGGAAATATTCCGGCAAGGCGCATTCTTAAGGAATTGGGGTTTGAAAATGTATATGTAGTAAAGGAACAGGAACTGCCGGACGGAGAATTCCCCACCGTTTCCTATCCGAATCCAGAGGCCAAGGAAGCCTTTGAACTTGGGCTTGCGCTTGCAAAAGAGGTGGATGCCGACTTGGTGCTGGCTACGGATCCGGATGCCGACCGACTTGGAGTGTATGTAAAAGATGCCAAGTCAGGAGAGTACAAGGTACTTACCGGCAATATGTCCGGTTGCCTGCTTGCAGACTATGAGATCGGCCAGCGCAAGGAAGTCAGCGGCCTTCCGGACGACGGCTATCTCATTAAGACCATTGTAACCTCCAATCTGGCGGATGCCATAGCCAAGGGCTATGATATCGGACTCATCGAGGTCCTGACCGGCTTTAAGTATATCGGACAGCAGATCCTCGGATTCGAGACTACGGGGAAAGGGACATATCTCTTTGGCTTTGAAGAAAGTTATGGCTGCCTGATCGGAACCTACGCAAGGGACAAGGATGCGATCGTAGCGACAATGGCTCTGTGCGAGGCTGCAGCCTATTATAAGACGAAGGGTAAGACCCTGTGGGACGCTATGGTGGACATGTATGACAAGTATGGCTACTATAAGGATGATATCCAGTCTATCACGCTAAAAGGAATCGAAGGCCTTCAGAAGATCCAGGAAATCTTAGAGACTCTGCGCAAGAACCCGCCGCTGGAAGTAGGCGGATACAAGGTGCTGAAGGTAAGAGACTATCAGGCTGATACGATCAAAGACGTGGCTACAGGCGATGTGGCACAGACCGGGCTTCCAACATCCAACGTCTTGTATTATGATCTGACGGATGACGCGTGGCTGTGCGTAAGACCATCCGGTACGGAGCCTAAAGTAAAATTTTATTATGGAATCAAGGGAAGTTCCCTTAAGGATGCGGATGAAAAATCAAGCAAGCTTGGAGAAGAAGTTTTATCCATGATCAACACCATGATGTAA
- a CDS encoding HU family DNA-binding protein, which yields MNKTELVAAIADQAELSKKDSEKALKAFIDVVTDELKKDHKVQLVGFGTFEVSKRAAREGRNPQTGKTMKIEACKAPKFKAGKALKDAVNA from the coding sequence ATGAACAAAACAGAATTAGTAGCAGCAATTGCTGACCAGGCAGAATTATCTAAAAAAGATTCTGAAAAAGCTTTAAAGGCTTTTATTGATGTTGTAACAGATGAACTGAAAAAAGATCATAAGGTACAGTTAGTCGGCTTTGGCACTTTCGAAGTAAGCAAGAGAGCAGCAAGAGAAGGAAGAAATCCTCAGACAGGAAAAACCATGAAGATTGAAGCATGCAAGGCTCCAAAATTCAAGGCTGGAAAAGCATTGAAAGACGCTGTTAACGCATAA
- a CDS encoding RNA-binding S4 domain-containing protein: protein MRLDKFLKVSRLIKRRTVANEACDAGRVTVNGSVAKASVKVKPGDIIEIRFGMKTVKVEVLDIQETTKKEEAKDLFKYL, encoded by the coding sequence ATGAGACTGGACAAGTTTTTAAAGGTTTCCCGCCTGATCAAGAGGAGGACCGTGGCAAACGAGGCCTGCGATGCAGGAAGAGTGACCGTCAATGGAAGCGTGGCAAAGGCTTCCGTGAAGGTAAAGCCAGGAGACATTATTGAGATTCGATTCGGAATGAAGACGGTGAAGGTGGAAGTGCTGGATATACAAGAGACCACAAAAAAGGAAGAAGCCAAAGATCTATTCAAATATCTGTAA
- the yabP gene encoding sporulation protein YabP, with protein sequence MEERTVQKNHKLVINNRKTSLVTGVIDVLSFDLNEILLETEQGMMMVKGTDLHVNRLSLEKGEVDLSGNIDSVAYSDVQAHGKQQENIFSKLFR encoded by the coding sequence ATGGAAGAAAGAACCGTACAAAAAAACCATAAACTGGTGATCAATAACCGGAAAACCAGCCTTGTTACAGGCGTTATAGATGTGCTGTCCTTTGACCTGAATGAGATTCTGCTGGAGACGGAGCAGGGGATGATGATGGTGAAGGGGACAGATCTGCATGTCAACCGCCTGAGTCTGGAAAAAGGGGAAGTAGACCTGTCAGGAAATATTGACAGCGTGGCTTATTCGGATGTCCAGGCGCATGGCAAGCAGCAGGAGAACATATTCTCGAAATTATTCAGGTGA
- the yabQ gene encoding spore cortex biosynthesis protein YabQ has translation MPGLKEELMVFVMAVISGAIVRLAYRCIACFRNIIRHNLVAIGIEDLIFWIGSAIYIFVQIYHTSDGSIRWHFALGVVLGAVLMTVFLGRLEKVYKKIYTRKKKDFPQKS, from the coding sequence ATGCCGGGACTGAAAGAAGAATTAATGGTGTTTGTGATGGCGGTAATATCCGGCGCCATCGTGCGGCTGGCCTACCGCTGTATCGCTTGCTTTCGGAATATCATAAGGCATAATCTCGTAGCTATAGGGATAGAAGACCTTATTTTCTGGATAGGCTCTGCCATCTATATCTTTGTGCAGATTTACCATACAAGTGATGGTAGTATAAGGTGGCATTTTGCACTAGGTGTTGTGCTGGGGGCAGTTTTGATGACGGTTTTTTTAGGGCGGCTGGAAAAAGTGTACAAAAAAATCTACACGCGTAAGAAGAAGGATTTTCCCCAAAAGTCTTGA
- a CDS encoding FtsB family cell division protein, with protein MNGIKQKSHRRRQKKRIQRHKRSVLAVSTVILLLIVVVSASSMTLRARDKSYQAQEMELKEQIKEETARKAEIKDLEKYVGTDEYVEDVAKDKLGLVHENEIIFKAK; from the coding sequence ATGAATGGAATTAAACAAAAGAGCCATAGAAGGCGGCAGAAAAAACGCATACAGCGACACAAGAGAAGCGTGCTGGCGGTCAGCACCGTAATTCTTCTGTTGATAGTGGTGGTATCCGCAAGCAGCATGACGCTCCGTGCAAGGGATAAGTCCTATCAGGCACAGGAGATGGAACTGAAGGAGCAGATAAAGGAAGAGACGGCACGCAAAGCAGAGATCAAGGATCTTGAGAAGTACGTGGGAACAGATGAATATGTAGAAGATGTTGCCAAAGACAAACTGGGTCTGGTACATGAGAATGAGATTATATTTAAGGCAAAATAA
- a CDS encoding SpoIIE family protein phosphatase, translating to MAEVKEKETFVNPYVIQMDKFADSLMHLSKTFLTLEDYKGTFTKDEIEEMFLKITDKVCENCEKKEWCLGENRVHTYQMLYEILCAVEEYGAELNIELKRKLQKKCIMAPRFLRETLEVFENAKQILMWNNKIVQNREGYAVQLNSFAKMIQYTTRELDAGIFEDEHLEKRLKNQLKKCGVRMLSAVFYMTPQGKYEIHLTVKAMKGQLIATKEFAALVGNCVGRVMMPEQGERPIIGEEYCTVACVEGARYHTLQGVAKIGKGCEKISGDTFLMTDLPGGKKGIALSDGMGSGEEAFRESTMVVEMLEELLEAGFPVKTAVQMMNTALVIGREEVRFSTIDVSLFDLYSGTCEFVKAGASTTFIKRKDAVEKICSTTLPIGVLQDIEIDIVTKSLASGDYVIMVTDGIMDALPVGEQDALMSTFILDSNIVNPKEMAHHILGQVLEWTGEVPLDDMTILVVGMWKL from the coding sequence ATGGCGGAGGTAAAAGAGAAAGAGACTTTTGTGAATCCTTATGTCATACAGATGGACAAGTTCGCGGATTCACTGATGCATCTGTCAAAGACATTTCTGACATTGGAGGATTATAAGGGGACCTTTACCAAGGATGAGATCGAGGAGATGTTCCTGAAGATTACGGACAAGGTCTGCGAGAACTGTGAAAAGAAAGAATGGTGCTTGGGAGAAAACCGGGTCCATACTTATCAGATGTTGTATGAGATTCTATGCGCGGTGGAAGAATATGGAGCGGAACTGAATATTGAATTGAAGCGGAAACTACAGAAGAAATGCATCATGGCTCCCAGATTTTTAAGGGAGACGCTGGAAGTGTTCGAAAATGCGAAGCAGATATTGATGTGGAACAACAAGATTGTTCAGAATCGGGAAGGATATGCCGTGCAGCTGAATAGTTTTGCGAAGATGATCCAGTATACCACCAGGGAATTGGATGCGGGCATATTCGAAGATGAGCATCTTGAGAAACGGTTGAAGAATCAGCTAAAGAAATGCGGGGTAAGAATGCTGTCCGCAGTGTTCTATATGACGCCTCAGGGAAAGTATGAGATCCATCTGACGGTGAAGGCTATGAAGGGGCAGCTGATAGCCACCAAGGAGTTTGCGGCGTTGGTCGGAAACTGCGTGGGAAGAGTCATGATGCCGGAACAAGGAGAACGGCCCATTATAGGGGAAGAGTACTGCACGGTTGCGTGCGTGGAGGGCGCCAGATACCATACCTTGCAGGGCGTGGCGAAGATCGGGAAAGGGTGCGAGAAGATCTCCGGGGATACGTTCCTGATGACGGACCTTCCGGGCGGCAAGAAAGGCATCGCCTTATCGGATGGAATGGGGTCGGGCGAAGAGGCTTTTCGGGAAAGCACGATGGTGGTAGAGATGCTGGAGGAATTGCTGGAAGCAGGGTTCCCTGTAAAGACGGCCGTTCAGATGATGAATACGGCTCTGGTGATCGGCAGGGAAGAAGTGCGTTTTTCCACGATAGACGTCAGCCTGTTTGATTTGTACAGCGGCACCTGCGAATTTGTAAAGGCCGGGGCATCAACCACATTTATCAAAAGGAAGGACGCGGTTGAGAAGATCTGTTCTACGACGCTGCCAATCGGGGTCCTGCAGGATATTGAGATTGATATAGTGACAAAGAGCCTTGCGTCCGGGGACTATGTGATCATGGTGACGGATGGCATTATGGACGCGCTGCCTGTCGGAGAGCAGGATGCGCTGATGAGCACATTTATCCTGGATTCTAATATCGTGAATCCAAAAGAGATGGCGCACCATATCCTGGGACAAGTTCTGGAATGGACCGGGGAAGTCCCCCTGGATGATATGACGATATTGGTAGTGGGAATGTGGAAACTGTAA
- the tilS gene encoding tRNA lysidine(34) synthetase TilS — translation MYHKVKAYIEKYHMLDEKDKVIVGVSGGADSICLLFMLIQLKKEMGLSVEAVHVHHGLREKTADADAVYVKKVCKELGIGLRLYYEDVKSFALHNKMSEEEAGRYVRRRIFKEVLQEAGGTKIALAHHQNDNAETLLWNLCRGCSLKGMGGIAPVDGVFIRPLLCLKREEIESYLVNRGISYCTDETNLEDGHTRNRIRNHVIPYLEEQVNERAVSHMSETMEQMRQLWKYVESETTRYAARCIKVSKDQTRRVLLKAEFILVPEALRSYVLHECICQAAGGRKDIESVHTKMLSELLDNQVGRQARLPYGIVAVRRYEGIELRREGDGRPKDQNPEGLMKMRTLPRTSGKVIFPENPYTKWFDYDIIKNTVKIRHREPGDYITIDKNGKTQKLKQYFINEKIPQEERDRIWLIADGKHIMWIVGYRQNQQYQITENTRRILEIEFCGG, via the coding sequence ATGTATCATAAGGTAAAGGCGTATATAGAGAAGTACCATATGCTGGATGAAAAGGATAAGGTGATTGTAGGCGTATCAGGAGGGGCGGACTCCATATGCCTTCTTTTCATGCTTATCCAATTGAAAAAGGAAATGGGCCTGTCCGTAGAGGCGGTTCATGTACATCACGGGCTGAGAGAAAAGACCGCGGATGCGGATGCGGTCTATGTAAAAAAAGTATGCAAAGAGCTAGGAATCGGGCTTCGCTTATATTATGAAGATGTAAAATCCTTTGCTTTGCATAATAAGATGAGCGAAGAAGAGGCTGGCAGATATGTAAGAAGGCGGATTTTCAAGGAAGTCCTGCAGGAAGCGGGAGGGACTAAGATCGCCCTTGCCCATCATCAGAACGACAACGCGGAGACCCTGCTGTGGAATCTGTGCCGGGGATGCAGCCTGAAAGGAATGGGGGGGATTGCGCCTGTAGACGGCGTATTTATTCGCCCTCTTTTGTGTCTAAAACGGGAAGAGATTGAATCATATCTGGTGAATCGGGGAATATCTTATTGTACGGATGAAACCAATCTTGAGGATGGCCATACCAGAAACCGGATCCGCAACCATGTGATACCTTATCTGGAAGAGCAGGTAAATGAGAGGGCGGTTTCCCATATGTCGGAGACTATGGAACAGATGAGACAACTGTGGAAATATGTAGAGTCAGAAACTACGCGTTACGCTGCCAGATGTATAAAGGTGTCGAAAGACCAAACGCGGAGGGTGCTTCTTAAGGCGGAATTCATCCTTGTGCCCGAGGCGCTGCGCTCCTATGTGCTTCATGAATGTATATGCCAGGCGGCCGGGGGGCGCAAAGACATTGAGTCCGTCCATACAAAGATGTTGTCAGAACTGCTGGATAACCAAGTGGGACGCCAGGCAAGGCTCCCCTATGGAATCGTGGCAGTGCGGCGCTATGAGGGAATCGAGCTTCGCAGGGAAGGCGATGGACGTCCGAAAGACCAGAATCCGGAAGGGCTTATGAAGATGCGAACGCTGCCAAGAACGTCGGGGAAAGTAATATTTCCGGAAAACCCCTACACGAAATGGTTTGATTATGATATAATAAAAAATACTGTAAAAATCAGGCATAGGGAGCCGGGAGACTATATAACGATTGATAAAAACGGCAAAACCCAGAAACTGAAGCAGTATTTTATTAATGAAAAGATTCCACAGGAGGAAAGAGACCGGATCTGGCTTATCGCGGATGGGAAACATATCATGTGGATTGTAGGGTACAGGCAGAACCAGCAGTATCAGATCACAGAGAATACCAGAAGGATTCTGGAAATAGAATTTTGCGGAGGATGA
- the hpt gene encoding hypoxanthine phosphoribosyltransferase produces the protein MAETVRVLIEEDEVAKRIEELGKKISKDYAGKQVHLICVLKGGVFFMCELAKRISIPVSMDFMSVSSYGDGTSSSGVVKIAKDLDETLEGKDVLVVEDIIDSGRTLYYLLDILAKRHPSSMRLCTLLDKPERRVRDVKVDYVGFEIPDEFVVGYGLDYAQKYRNLPYIGVVEGVE, from the coding sequence ATGGCAGAAACAGTTAGAGTATTGATTGAAGAGGATGAAGTCGCGAAGAGAATTGAGGAACTGGGTAAAAAGATCAGCAAGGATTATGCAGGAAAGCAGGTGCACCTGATCTGTGTCCTGAAGGGCGGAGTATTCTTTATGTGCGAGTTGGCAAAACGGATCAGCATACCGGTTTCCATGGACTTTATGAGTGTCAGCAGTTATGGAGACGGCACGTCGTCAAGCGGCGTGGTAAAGATTGCAAAAGACCTGGATGAGACGCTGGAAGGAAAAGACGTGCTGGTAGTTGAAGATATTATTGATTCCGGAAGGACGCTTTACTATCTGCTTGACATCCTGGCCAAGAGGCACCCAAGCAGCATGAGGCTGTGCACGCTTCTTGACAAGCCAGAGAGAAGAGTGCGCGACGTGAAGGTAGACTACGTGGGATTCGAGATACCGGATGAATTTGTCGTAGGCTATGGGCTTGACTATGCGCAAAAATATAGAAATCTACCATACATCGGGGTTGTAGAAGGTGTGGAGTAG